The genomic segment tgATAACAAACAAGACGCTAAATAGGAAAGTAATGTAATATGGGTCAACGCTATTATTGGACAAAAATCTTTATCCAATTACCATGTATCTAGAATTTAATATGATGAAAGAAACATTCAATAACATATTCAAATGTTTCCATGATTATTATACACGCATTACAATTCTTGTATCATTATCCAATTATAATTTGCGTACTAACCAAACGACTACATAATGATATGTCAATTAGAGCTTAGACTTATGATTAGCCATTTTCAAGGTACATCTACTCATTCTAAGATTTTTCTTGCACCTAGCTGATAAAATGCTGGCAGAAAATCTTGGATCAAATCCTCAAATCAGTCTTTTTGAGcgggaaatgagtagaataaaaTCTTATCCATTCACAACACCAAACAATCTAAAAGCAAGATATATCTCTCAAGCTTATATTACAGCTTAGACATCTCCACTTTTGGGAAGCTAGTGGAATGCTCTCTGACACtggttttttgttgttgttgttgttgttgtagtggaATGCTCTCTGCACTTTTTCCTACGGAGAGCGGGCATTCAAACAACTTATGAGTGCAGACTGATATACAAAAGGTATATAAGGATTCTTTCTACTATAAATCTTATATGTTCATAAATCCTAGTAGGATAAGTCACTTTAAAAGAGATAGCAGAGAAAGCAAccaagcacataatgaaaatttatgcATCATTTAAATGACCATACCACTTTAATCCATCTAACATTAAGCCATGTCGCTAGCAAACGTAAAGCCACACGATGTCGAGCATCATAACCCTTCCTTCTTCGAGTAGATTTCTTACCGTCTTCAGGTGTTTGTGCGAGACAAGCTGAAAGGAGCTCATAGAGAATGGTTACCTTCCTAGTGTACTCAAGCATTGATACCTCTTCCACAGGTTTTTCATCAGATCCACTAACAGACTTCAAATGAGCCCCCGCAATGCTAGACGATTTCTGGCTTTTCTCTTGGGAACTTTCAATATTTGTATTTTCTGTATCGGACTTGGACTTCACATCAGCAATCGATAGCTTCTCCTGACATTCTTGCTTATATTCACGCCTCTTCTCGTCCTTAGACTCATTTTCAGAAGTTTTCTCCATGCTTGATGCCATAGCATCCACGCCATTTGCCAAAGCAAGTTCCATTTCTGGTGCTTCTGAAGAATCGCCATCACTTTCTTCAGAAAGTAACCTTAGAAACTGATGTAATATCAGTAACCATGCCGTCAGGCAAGTAATGACAAAGATAATTACACATACTGCCTAAGCTATTGACTGATGATATTAACCAGCAAATGGGAACCTTTTCCATTTCAATAAAAGCATTTAGCAGCAGTGGCAACAGATTACTCTTTCCAAAGTACAGTAGACCTTAATTTAATGCCATTTTCTAATAAATTCAGGAACTAGTCATGGACAAAGATATAACCACTGTACTATTCTACAGCTTTAAGAGACAAGAACTAACCGCTCCAACATGATGCTTTGGTGGTGTAGAGGCAGCAGTTTCCTCTAGTCCAGACCACGCCTTTTCATCAATCTCTAGAAATCTATTCACAACAAATTCAATTTGAGACCCAAATTAATAATCTACAAATAGGATATTACGACATCACGCACTAGCATTAGCAATTGCGTCATGTTCAAAGTGTGGTAAGTCATTAACCTTTTGCTTTCCTTTGGTTAGTCAGTAGTAAATACTCCTTCCACCACGAATTATATAATGTTTTTGCCATTTCAAAACGTCCCAAAAAGTTTGGCACCATTCAGCAAATAAATGTCATTATGCTATTCAAGTTTTAAACTTTGAATGTGATATCTTCTCTATCAATCTAACCTTTCAACATTTCTTCCACTAGCAACATAAATGCATAAGTCAAATAAACTTCAACTCTCGCGCAGTAAAAAACCATCACATTATATCGAAAACGCGTAACAGCAAAAATAGACAGACATCGTGGAACTAAGAATGAAAAAATATAAGGGAATGCCACATTTTCATATTGTGTTGTCCGGTAAATAAAACATTGAAAATATCGAAACCTCTGAAGTAACAGCTGAAAGAGACAGAACTCCGCGGAATTAGgaacaaacaaagaaaacggagtgccaaaattttcatatcgtATTGTCCGGTGAATAATCACTGAAATCAAATGAGGGGAAAAAACGTAAATAGAAGGAATTACTTTTTCAGTTTTTCAAGTTGATGTTTCAacattttgtttttcttatatCTTAACTCTCGTTCGTACTTTTAAGCCGTCGAATTGTACAATAAATATAATTATGCTATTCAAATTCTAAACTTTGATGTGATATCTTCTCTACCAATCTAACTTTTCAACATTTCTTCCAGTGCTAACACAATACATAAGTCAAATTAACTGTCATATAATATCAAAACCTTCTGCAGTAACAGTAAAGAAAACACAAcgggtcattcgcacaaatgtcCCTATTTCAGGATGGTCTTTAAtgtttgcccctcaaatttatGGTCTTTAATTATTGGCGCAGCGTAATTTACATTTTGCTCGACATATTTTACGTTTAACTTCGGCATATGtatcacaagtacaacatccACACAAAACAATGCCGCATAAGGAAAAACTTTCATCACTctacataatctgaaaaataatactccctccgtcccaaaaagattatcttagtttgacttgacatgTAGTTTAAGAAGTAAAGAAAGACTATTGAAATGTGTGATCCAAAACAAGTCCTAGATATTTGTgtagctataaatcatctcataaagttaaattatttctaaatatataaatgtgcCAATCTTTTTGGAACAAACTAATAAAGACATGTAATTTAAGAAGTAAGAAAGACtattgaaatgtgtggtccacaacaagtcttagatatttgtgtggctataaatcatctcataaacttaaattatttctaaatatataaatgtgccaatctttttggaacaaactaataaagaaaataagacGATCTttttggaacggagggagtacaaaaCTAATGTcgcataacttaattcctacagaACTTATGCCGAGCGAGGCAAAAGTTCAGATATTCTCATTGAATAAATAacagggccaaaaattaaaagacAAGTGAGTTTGAAGGACAATCGGTGCAAAAAACTTGAAACGGAATGCcaaaattttcatcaaacaaaatggcgaaatgaaaaaaataagcaGGTAGAAGGAATTAACTTGAAAATGGGCCTTAGAAGGTTAGATGATTCATTAACCCAAAGTTGCGGGTCATCAGAAACGGAATCGGTACTGCTACAACTGCTACTACGTTCCTCAGTCGGGTCACCCGGAAAGCCCAATGGACATGTCTGGTGGATCTGGGCCTGATGTAGTGCCAGCCCAAATAATGCTCCGGTTGCATATTTGTGTGTTGGCGTCAACATCGAAGAAGACATAATTGTGAACAAAATTTGAGAGTGATTTATGTGAATGGTggaggctttttttttttttttttttaatgaatttgataggattattgatttgattaattGTTTAGTTTTTTGAGTTTCACCATTTTGTTTGAGTTGTTTCTTAGTTCTTCGTTCATTTTTAAGCGGTCGAATTGTATATTTGTTGAATTTTCGATTAACCGACCGAGTCTTAATGGCAATGACGTACGTTAATGACTATAGTATTTGACAGGTTTAAAATATTGTCTTTTAACTATTGCTTTTGTCTcattttatgtgacacttttcatttttcgagattcaaactgtatgaattttgattaatattttaaggtctatatgagaaaaattgtaaattatagtacttttcatgtaattttcaaatatataaattttaatcttaaaatattaagttaatctaatccaatttaactttaaagtttagtcaaattaactctcgaaaagtaaaaagtgccacataaattgggacggaggaagtattatTTGAGCAGTTTCGATCCTTTTAACTTTTTCGCCAAAATTGAGCATTTTAGGTTTCCATCAAATATTTATCATATTGTAATTGTTGAATTTAATTGGAATTGTAAAAAATATGTAACGGGAATTCACATTTGAGAGTACAAATTTTATAGTTCATGTTAATTTTGGTGTATTTCAAGAGTCTTGTGCAACAATTTTAGGTGTAATTTTGTTGTTTTCTGTGCCTGTAACTTTTATGTTGcggtttttgaaattttgagagAAATTTCTGCCTAAATATTTCTTATCACAATTTcgttaaatttaaaaaccagaATTTGGTAATACCAAGAATCTGATTAACTTTTCAGCTTTTTGAGTTTCAccattttgtttgttttatatcTTGCTTCTTGTTCATACTTTTAAGCGGTGGAATTGTATATTTGTTGAAATTTAGATGAACCGACGAAGTGGTAAACGACGAACGTTAATGACTATATTTTAGCATAATAATATTTTAACTAGAGAAAATGATAAAGTTGGTCCCTTATTTTTCAAAGTATGTTTAAAATGGTCTTTTTAAGTATCATTTGAGCAGTTTTTGTCCTTTAAGTTTGTTACAAGTGAGCTATTTTGGTCTCAGTCAAATATTTACCAAACTCTTATTGTTAAATTTAACTGGGACGGTGAGGAAAAAATTAACCATAAACACACAGAAATTAATGTCAGAATTCCGTAAAGTTCAACATAGAATACTACGCCAGACAAATGAAATAGAccaaaatataacaaaaattgCACCTCAAAAAGTTATATTAGACTCTTGGATTTGACCAAAAACAACATAAACTATGAAATATGTACTTCCAAATGTGAGTTCCCATTAAATATTTGTTTCGCATTTCCAATTAAATTTAACAATCGAAATTTGATAAATATTGAAAATCAAAAGTGCTCACTTTTGATAAATTTAAAGGACTAAAACTACTCAAGTGATACTTAACGGACTATTTGAACCTACTACATGAAATTAGTGCGTTTGTTCATGCACACCTAAACTATCTTGTATAATTTGATAGTTGGATAGGTCAGACTTTTCTAGACGTTGACGTTATAGCCATGCATAGTGATTTTCAATTGTATTTGTCCTCCTTACGTTTGAATAAGGCCAAATCCATCGATAAATACATGCTAATTGTCCATTTCTTTCACTTTGCTAAAGTAGCCCTTTGCTCCATTTAAATTTCGGGTGGTAATTcttattccacttagacactttttgcgcAGTTATCGAGCAAAAGAACACCGATCGTCTCTACatggattaagtggccaattaaattgtgtcactcatttaaattgtgtcaactcaattaaattgtgccaactcattttaattgtaaattcactaatttgtaaattcgtggagttttggCCATTAAAAATCGCTTTTTGGGCAAGGTcgttggatgtgcaatgaggtggcgcccttttggtgttggttttgctctgATAagggtgcaaaaagtgtctaaatggaatagGAATGACTCACCTGAAGTGTCTAGATGGAACAAGGATGACCACAAGTGTATGTAGATGAGTTTGGCCTTGAATAAATGACCAGGTATTTTATTCACATTATATAGACATGAAATGGCTTGCACAAGCAATGACTTGTTCCAAATTAATTCAATTTGGTTGACTTACAATAATGCTTCTCTTTTTCCCCCCTAAATTCAACTACCTTTTTATGCCATGTGAAAGAAAATAAGTCAAGGTCTCCATTAAAGCTTTGGCTGGCAAAACACAAGAGCTAGCTAGACTCCTTGGCTAGTATACAAAGTGGCTACATTTCAAAATGGCTACAAAATTGAGGGTTTGCTCATTCAAACTCTAGGTAGCTCAAATCAAAACTCAAtgtcaactcatcattaaacAGCAAATCCTCCTTATATAACATGTACATATAAATACATGAGTCCAAATTCCGTGTAGCAATGGGCGATTCGcagaatgcccttattttggggtggtctttaattgttgtccctcaaattggtggtctttaacctttatccttcgcctaataccatgaggtttgggtTTCGAATCCCGGCTCAgtcacaaaaacaaaaatgcaAGCCTGAGTTttatagcaaaattaggcctattcgggccaaAGATAGGCCtgcaggcagaattttgcatgcACCAGGTAAAATGTTGCCTTATTCAATTCCGCAATCACTCAGCTAACCAAGAGATGCTAACAATGAGATGATGCATTATCATTTAGTTGCATGAATGTTCGTATCTGTAGCTTCATGACGAGATATCAAGCACTGCATCTTATGAATTTCAGAGGAACTCATACCTCAAAGTCACAACTGGCCACATAAATAGGAACACAGGGCGGGACATTGTTAGTCCAATCGCGAGGTAGAATTTTACCTTCAGGCAAAATTTTACCTTCGGGCAAAATTCTACCTTGAGGCAGAGTTTTGAACGCAAAATTCTACCTTACGAATCCAAatctctgccttgcgaattttttttttttttttttttttttctttttttttttttttttttttggttcgaACCGaacggggtattaggcgaagggcaaaaattaaagaccaccccaaaagacgggtaatccacgcaaaaaaaatgaatagcAGTTTGCACATATAATAGATAGTCTTCTGGGCAGAATTAACCTGTTGTAATGCATACCAAAGTTTATGCACTTAATTGCTACATAAGTTGACATAACAATTTTACGTGCACGAGTACAATTCACAACTGCAATTTGCAATGTAAAGATTCTTTGGGTCACAATTACCTTGTTGCGATGTATACTATTTTTTCTGCACCTAATTTCTACAAAGTTCACACAGAGATTCTGAGGGAGGAAATTTAGTGTTCTTCCATTTGCAAACTGAAAAATTCAGTTATACGTAATTCAGCTACAGCTCAGTCATCTGTTTAATTGTACAACAGAGAAGGATTACACCAAATTTTCCGTAATTGACACGTTTTAGCGGTGTAGATAGTCAAACGACGCCCTGTTCTTGCAAACTAGAACTCATAAAATTTACGAACTCATTGTCCTCAGGAAGGAGGCTGAGTATCGTCCGGGACCACTCAGGACCTACCCTTACAAAACCCCGGGTCCCCTCCTTGAAGAGCCCAGTCTTGCCCCAACCAAAACTCTCCCCCATGAACCTCCTCCAGTCTATCCCACACTTAAAGCCCAGATAAGGCCATATTCGTTTATAAATTTCTCCATGCAGTAGTTCCCCAACCAACATATGAAAATCCTGAATTGATCAGCCCAAAATCGCGCGTCTCTGAGCTGTCCCATGGCCAGTGCTCATAGCTTCCTATTTAGTACTACTCCTACTAACTGCTGAGAAATTCAGTGTTTTGACTCATACAAGATGCAGCAATATTGAAACCAGGTTCCTCTCAGGCAAAGGAAACATCAGCTGACTTGGTTTCTTCCCCAGTCCTTGCTGGAGAATTCGAATCAGACCTTTTTAAAGGGTCAAAAGCATCCACTTGAGATGCCTCAACTAGCTCGTAGATTAGCCTACTTAGTTTCTCCTTCGTTGTTCATTAGATGAATTTCCATCAGACCTTTTTAAAGGGTCAAATGCATCAGCTTGAGATGGTCCAACTAGCTCATCTGCCACAGGTGATTGACAAGGCAGCTTTATATCTCCATTTGAGCTCAAACCATCACTTTTTGCAGGATCATGCGTAGGACTCAAGTCCTCAAACAGAGCTAAAATAAAGTTTTTGTAACCTGGTATCATCTGCTCACTAAACCTCATTGCTGAAGTAGGTGAACCCATACCACTTTGAGTTTGAGATTCCATTGCATCAACTTCTGCCAATAGATCTGACACCGACTCTTCAGCCAAAGTGCTGAACTCAATAGGCTCGTTAACAGTTGCCTGCCAGGTTGATAAGTTTGGCATCTGGAGAGATGTAGAAGTATGATCAAGCTGATCTGCAATCGGAGTGGCCGTGGGTGTGGCAACATGATCACTCACTGCTTCAGCTGGCTTCAACGAAGAAATGGAGACAAGACTTGAATCCCATTCTTCAGCAGATGGCTCGGCAGTAGTTGGTGAATTTCCATCCTGTTCATCAGCTACACTAGAACCACTACTCCAGCTACGGCCTGAATCCTGCACAGAAAGCTTAGGAGCAGATTCTTTGTTTCCGGCTGGCTCCTGTCCAACTTTAGCTTCACCATAGGACTTTGGATTAGAACTAGCCCAATCTTGGATATCTGAAGCACGAAGAGGAACACCTGAACTCAAAGAAAGCAGCTTTTCAGCAGCCTGAGCTTCAATATCGTCATAGCTTGTTTTTTTGGCAGGACTTGGCCGATCTGGAAGATTCATGTTACCTTTCTGCTCAAATGAATCTTTTGAATTGGTACCTGAAGGAAGACCATTGTCCAAGTTAATCGAAATTCTGCTACAGATTGAGGACCCCCAATTCTGTCCAGAAGACTGTCCTACATAACTCTGGTTGTGAGGTTGGTTATTACGACTGCTACTATCACTATTCTGGGATTTTACTTGACCTGTGGCAATGCAAAGCTCCACATTTTCATGACCTCTTTCCTTACTTGGAAGAGCTACATGTACCTCCCCATGATGGGACGAAGGTTGGAGTTTGTCTGAATAAGAATTACTTCCATTCATCAAGTCCAAAAATTTTGGCAAAGGAGCAGACAGCCCATCCATCCTTACATTCTTAGCATTTCCATTTGAATCTTTACTTGCACAGTGGTGGCAAGGTACCTCCATTTCTCTGCATTCTCTTCCTGTTGCAGTAGAACTTCCACACCCAGCACCATTTCTGTCATCAGAGGCAGGTCGAGGCTCCTGAGACTGGCTTCTTGTCTTTCCATGAACTGGAGGGGCTTTACGGAACAGCCCATTTAGTGCATCATTTAAAAGTACTGCGTCATGATACTCATCATTTGTCCATATCCTCATATCAAGTGGGAAAAGCCCCAATTTACTCCATTTCCTCAATTGTGTCATTGAAAATGATCCTTGCGTTTTACCATTAGGGTCACGGTAATGCCACACTTCATCTGTTTCACTGATATTAGTGGATGCTGAGTTCGCTGTTGAGAGACTTGCAATTGAAGTTTCAGATCCAGACCCATCCACAGCCTGGTCAACAATAGCTCGATTTCCTAGCTTCTCCAAGACATTAGTTCCATGAGCCGCTGTTTTCTCATTCATTTTGCACTGAGCCATGATAGATACATCTCCTTTAGCTGGATAAGCACAACAAAGTTTCTAATTAGGTCATAGTGAGTTAACTTTCAAAAAGTTACCGGTAAAATTAACAACTTACCATTTGCAACATAATGACCATATGTCAGTTCCTGTATCCTATCTGATTCTTTCTCGGGATTTTTAGCTTGAATGAGTTCACTTACTGTTAGTGATAGCTTGTCTCTCAAGTATACCCAATACAACTTGAAAAGATACTCCCAGCTGCCTTTGTCATCAAAATCTACTTGAACCTGAACAGGTTTTTGGTACATACAGAAATTTAAATCACAAGAAATCCTCAAAACCAATCCtaacattatttatttatttgcagaaataaggaaaattgaAACTAGATAGTTATCAGATTTTTTTGAGAATGAACACTAGATAGTTACCATATTCTGCGTAAAGAATCAGATTAAGTGATTTCTTACTCTATGGAAAGACTTATTA from the Lycium ferocissimum isolate CSIRO_LF1 chromosome 11, AGI_CSIRO_Lferr_CH_V1, whole genome shotgun sequence genome contains:
- the LOC132038594 gene encoding zinc finger CCCH domain-containing protein 44-like, which gives rise to MDESQPIIAGDSAMIVGVAEKRKRGRPPRGQAVKPPRVQAVKVQRVVEEDEEEDVCFICFDGGSLVLCDRKGCPKAYHPSCIKRDEEFFSNNAKWFCGWHICSVCQKASHYMCYTCTYSLCKGCTKNADYFRVRGKKGFCSMCMRTIMLIENKDQGNNEKVQVDFDDKGSWEYLFKLYWVYLRDKLSLTVSELIQAKNPEKESDRIQELTYGHYVANAKGDVSIMAQCKMNEKTAAHGTNVLEKLGNRAIVDQAVDGSGSETSIASLSTANSASTNISETDEVWHYRDPNGKTQGSFSMTQLRKWSKLGLFPLDMRIWTNDEYHDAVLLNDALNGLFRKAPPVHGKTRSQSQEPRPASDDRNGAGCGSSTATGRECREMEVPCHHCASKDSNGNAKNVRMDGLSAPLPKFLDLMNGSNSYSDKLQPSSHHGEVHVALPSKERGHENVELCIATGQVKSQNSDSSSRNNQPHNQSYVGQSSGQNWGSSICSRISINLDNGLPSGTNSKDSFEQKGNMNLPDRPSPAKKTSYDDIEAQAAEKLLSLSSGVPLRASDIQDWASSNPKSYGEAKVGQEPAGNKESAPKLSVQDSGRSWSSGSSVADEQDGNSPTTAEPSAEEWDSSLVSISSLKPAEAVSDHVATPTATPIADQLDHTSTSLQMPNLSTWQATVNEPIEFSTLAEESVSDLLAEVDAMESQTQSGMGSPTSAMRFSEQMIPGYKNFILALFEDLSPTHDPAKSDGLSSNGDIKLPCQSPVADELVGPSQADAFDPLKRSDGNSSNEQRRRN